In Paralcaligenes sp. KSB-10, the following are encoded in one genomic region:
- a CDS encoding membrane integrity-associated transporter subunit PqiC — MNLFRPGFALSLLLLMGGCATPASRYYTLLPEARQAPAARSNSAPASYAISVQPVSVPAQVDRPQIVLGSKGSAEVTPLNNSLWAAPLSDEIRNALANDLSQRLGVIDIPARTVPKTLALWKIDFSVQRFDSIYQQGVVLDATWRLTPVNQRKRTPMICKAEVRLPASNGIPGLIQAHQAALHQLAAVIAAQIAGQTVPADTALRMKGCT; from the coding sequence ATGAATCTGTTTAGACCGGGTTTTGCGCTGAGTTTGCTGTTGCTGATGGGCGGCTGCGCCACACCTGCGAGCCGTTACTACACCTTGCTGCCCGAGGCCAGGCAGGCGCCAGCCGCACGCTCCAATTCAGCCCCGGCTTCGTATGCAATCAGTGTGCAGCCCGTGTCGGTGCCCGCGCAGGTGGATCGGCCTCAGATTGTCCTGGGCAGCAAAGGTAGCGCCGAGGTCACCCCCCTGAACAATTCTTTATGGGCGGCTCCGCTGAGCGATGAAATCCGCAATGCCCTGGCCAACGATCTATCGCAACGGCTTGGGGTGATCGATATACCCGCGCGCACGGTACCCAAGACGCTCGCTCTCTGGAAAATCGATTTTTCCGTGCAGCGGTTCGATTCGATCTACCAGCAAGGTGTGGTGCTGGACGCGACCTGGCGTTTGACGCCTGTGAATCAGCGCAAGCGGACGCCCATGATCTGCAAGGCGGAGGTCCGTCTGCCGGCCAGCAATGGGATCCCCGGGCTGATTCAGGCTCACCAGGCCGCCTTGCATCAATTGGCCGCGGTGATCGCAGCGCAAATCGCCGGTCAAACCGTGCCTGCTGATACGGCCTTGCGCATGAAGGGTTGTACTTGA
- a CDS encoding paraquat-inducible protein A — protein sequence MARRPLIACPHCACLHERTFIPEGALANCVRCGYTLYRHSGVPPTGWLALTLTGLLVFAMANYFPIATLSMGGLHIKASLPDALILTWRQGHEVVALMTGLFGFALPLMQLLFLLWALLAIISQRLPADFHYGMRVLRAMCSWSMVPVLMLGILVAIVKLSGLARLEPGFGLWAFGALTLLLTGLSRVTALRLWRYAEDEGLVPVSGAQLAAGHPVEACLSCGNVQNATEHDSPHNCSRCGARIHFRKPDSSARTWAFVIAASILYFPANILPVMQIRTPTGQTGHTILGGVIELWKLGSWDLAVIVFVASVVVPMTKLFALIVLLIRDGWRGAVIQRQRTRLYELIEFIGQWSMLDVFVVILLSAMANFPGLSQVTAGPGAASFGLVVVLTMFGAMSYDPRSGWDAGIARGFDETEAMPGHPEPAAPNTLQQGA from the coding sequence ATGGCGCGGCGGCCGCTGATAGCTTGTCCGCATTGCGCGTGCCTGCATGAGCGCACGTTCATCCCCGAAGGGGCATTGGCCAATTGCGTACGCTGTGGGTATACATTGTATCGTCATAGCGGCGTTCCCCCGACTGGCTGGCTGGCACTGACCCTGACGGGTCTGCTGGTTTTTGCAATGGCGAATTACTTCCCCATCGCAACGCTCAGCATGGGCGGCTTGCATATCAAGGCGTCTTTGCCCGATGCACTGATTTTGACCTGGCGGCAGGGCCATGAAGTCGTAGCCCTGATGACGGGGCTGTTTGGGTTTGCCTTGCCGCTGATGCAATTGCTTTTTTTGCTTTGGGCATTGCTGGCGATAATCTCACAACGCCTGCCCGCCGACTTTCATTACGGCATGCGCGTGCTGCGCGCCATGTGTTCCTGGAGCATGGTGCCGGTTCTAATGCTGGGCATCCTGGTTGCCATTGTCAAGCTGTCCGGCCTGGCCAGGCTGGAACCCGGGTTTGGCTTATGGGCGTTTGGCGCGCTGACCCTTTTGCTTACGGGCCTTAGCCGTGTAACAGCCCTGCGTTTGTGGCGCTATGCCGAAGATGAGGGGCTTGTTCCGGTGTCGGGGGCGCAGTTGGCCGCCGGGCACCCCGTCGAGGCTTGCCTGTCTTGCGGAAATGTGCAAAACGCCACTGAGCATGACTCTCCCCACAACTGCTCACGTTGCGGGGCGCGCATCCATTTTCGCAAACCGGATTCATCGGCCAGAACTTGGGCATTTGTCATTGCAGCCAGCATCCTGTATTTTCCCGCCAATATTCTGCCGGTCATGCAAATCCGCACGCCCACCGGCCAGACTGGCCATACCATTTTGGGCGGTGTCATCGAGCTCTGGAAATTAGGTTCCTGGGATCTTGCCGTCATAGTATTCGTCGCCAGTGTCGTGGTTCCCATGACCAAGCTGTTTGCCTTGATCGTGTTGCTGATCAGGGATGGCTGGCGCGGTGCAGTCATACAGCGGCAACGCACCCGTTTATATGAATTGATCGAGTTCATAGGCCAATGGTCGATGCTGGACGTCTTTGTGGTGATCCTGTTGTCGGCTATGGCTAATTTTCCGGGGCTTTCACAGGTGACGGCAGGGCCGGGTGCCGCCAGTTTCGGGCTGGTTGTCGTGCTGACGATGTTCGGCGCCATGAGTTACGATCCTCGTTCGGGCTGGGACGCGGGCATCGCCCGGGGATTCGACGAAACGGAGGCAATGCCGGGTCATCCAGAGCCTGCTGCACCCAACACCCTACAACAAGGCGCATAG
- a CDS encoding intermembrane transport protein PqiB, producing the protein MTEPQIPPDPNPPSDAAGSPESSSAGPDDQAALAAQGQKPAQPRVTPKRQAKISWIWLIPLLAAAIGLSLVVKAWLHTGPSVTISFESAEGLEVGQTKVRYRDVVVGMVTGIDVSADRHKVLVHIDLNRDGSEYITQKGTRFWVVRPRLGISGVSGLGTLLSGAYIAVDTTQSKDGQSAAQYEFVGLEKPPEITSDRPGTRFTLTAPDLGSLEIGSPIYYRRIQVGRVIGYDLDPSGRSVDIQVFIDAPNDKFVTSDTRFWNASGINVSLNADGFVVQTGSLASVVAGGISFRSVDEKNTKPAPAGAIFALTATEGEAMAEPDGPPFRIDLVFNQSVRGLKVGAPVDFHGMELGKVIDIDLEYDPKIEQFVVLVKTSVYPSRFGEAYQQLFAHSKEKGYEGQSLLGPLVAKGLRAQIRSANLLTGQQYIALDFFPDAAPVDFDSKATPVRLPTIAGNFDRLQQQISSIVTKLDAVPFDGIGRDLRDSLKSLTRLINRLQSEVAPQATATLKAAQHSLGRVNNLLAEDSPLNGNMEQTLRELSKAAKSLRDLADYLQTHPSALLRGRPADVLPSGH; encoded by the coding sequence ATGACCGAACCGCAGATTCCGCCTGACCCCAATCCTCCCTCCGACGCCGCCGGTTCACCTGAGTCAAGCTCCGCCGGCCCTGATGATCAGGCGGCACTCGCCGCGCAAGGCCAGAAACCGGCGCAACCACGCGTTACGCCCAAACGCCAGGCAAAAATCTCCTGGATATGGCTGATTCCTCTCCTGGCGGCAGCAATAGGCTTGTCCCTGGTCGTCAAAGCCTGGTTGCATACCGGGCCGTCCGTCACGATCAGTTTTGAATCGGCCGAGGGGCTGGAAGTCGGGCAGACCAAGGTACGTTACAGAGATGTGGTCGTCGGTATGGTCACCGGCATCGATGTGTCGGCGGATCGGCATAAAGTGCTGGTGCATATCGATCTGAACCGCGATGGGTCCGAGTACATCACGCAGAAAGGCACGCGTTTCTGGGTGGTGCGGCCCAGGCTCGGCATCAGCGGCGTATCGGGGTTGGGTACTTTGCTGTCCGGTGCGTATATTGCGGTGGATACGACCCAATCCAAGGACGGCCAGAGCGCGGCCCAGTATGAATTTGTCGGGCTGGAAAAGCCGCCTGAAATTACCAGCGACCGGCCGGGCACCCGATTTACGCTCACAGCGCCGGATCTGGGCTCCCTGGAAATAGGCTCGCCTATTTATTACCGGCGCATACAGGTAGGGCGGGTCATAGGTTACGACCTGGATCCGAGTGGCCGCTCGGTCGATATCCAGGTGTTCATCGATGCGCCCAACGACAAATTCGTTACTTCCGATACCCGTTTCTGGAATGCCAGTGGTATTAATGTGTCGCTCAACGCAGACGGTTTCGTCGTACAGACGGGTTCCCTGGCGTCCGTGGTGGCGGGAGGCATTTCGTTCAGATCTGTCGATGAAAAAAATACCAAACCGGCCCCCGCAGGCGCGATTTTCGCGCTAACGGCCACCGAGGGCGAAGCCATGGCTGAACCCGATGGGCCGCCATTTCGCATAGATCTGGTATTCAATCAATCTGTGCGTGGCTTGAAAGTGGGCGCGCCAGTCGATTTTCATGGCATGGAGCTGGGCAAGGTCATCGACATTGACCTTGAATACGATCCGAAGATCGAACAATTTGTGGTGTTGGTAAAAACCAGTGTGTATCCTTCGCGCTTTGGCGAGGCTTATCAGCAGCTTTTCGCCCACAGCAAAGAGAAAGGCTATGAAGGCCAGTCTTTACTGGGGCCTCTGGTCGCCAAAGGCCTGCGGGCGCAAATAAGGTCGGCTAATTTGTTGACCGGACAGCAGTACATTGCGCTGGATTTTTTCCCGGATGCGGCGCCGGTTGATTTCGACAGCAAGGCCACGCCCGTAAGACTACCCACTATCGCAGGGAATTTCGATCGCTTGCAGCAGCAGATAAGCAGTATCGTCACCAAGCTGGATGCCGTGCCGTTTGACGGGATAGGCCGGGATTTACGAGATAGCCTCAAGTCCCTGACCAGGCTGATCAACCGCCTTCAGTCGGAGGTCGCGCCTCAGGCCACGGCCACGCTCAAGGCGGCGCAGCATTCGCTGGGAAGGGTCAATAATCTGCTGGCCGAAGATTCTCCATTGAATGGCAATATGGAGCAAACCTTGCGCGAGCTGAGCAAGGCCGCGAAGTCCTTGCGCGATCTGGCCGATTATCTGCAGACGCATCCGAGCGCTTTGTTGCGGGGACGTCCCGCCGATGTGCTCCCGTCGGGCCACTAG